Proteins co-encoded in one Acipenser ruthenus chromosome 3, fAciRut3.2 maternal haplotype, whole genome shotgun sequence genomic window:
- the LOC117394332 gene encoding uncharacterized protein LOC117394332 isoform X4 — protein MIPEDDLGDVKLNKKIVMKAKLLEQLEGRGVMKVIMSSRGPPYNNSNTESAAFNGDPGLLSDFINIAPEEQAASSDTTKEPAIQKTGKKVLKKRCDSKEGEILHGKQCGATIQPDVLGANAKQNRSKHKATSKEPEIQGPVKTACIVKKGTASTSNSIVVRETAQKGSVVSKKRSAALGSDSEEDNISALAKKRHKTFRIGGGSEEEEDDEILETNTLNPTNVLPGLQETKHAQGKVRKDLKLGKDAAAVVSQLDIFSSACQIMSNWWLATGVALKIFGSVDQAAQFTTLLLQHSDFDEKLKTDLLQPFRILQSVKPDYLDVLNKWVESMKYLDKFVLSAKKCA, from the exons ATGATCCCTGAGGATGATTTGGGAGATGTAAAACTGAACAAGAAAATAGTTATGAAGGCAAAGCTTCTTGAGCAGTTGGAAGGAAGGGGTGTAATGAAG gtgatAATGTCAAGTCGAGGTCCACCTTATAACAATTCAAACACTGAATCAG cggCGTTCAATGGCGACCCTGGTTTGCTTTCAGATTTCATCAACATAGCGCCCGAAGAACAAGCAGCTTCGT CAGATACAACCAAGGAGCCAGCGATCCAGAAAACTGGGAAAAAAGTGCTTAAGAAACGGTGCGACTCTAAAGAAGGAGAGATATTGCATGGTAAACAATGTGGCGCAACAATACAGCCAGACGTTTTGGGTGCAAATGCAAAACAGAATCGGTCAAAACATAAAG CTACATCTAAGGAGCCAGAGATCCAGGGGCCTGTGAAAACAGCGTGTATTGTGAAAAAAGGAACAGCTT CAACATCGAACAGCATCGTGGTCAGGGAAACGGCGCAGAAAGGATCGGTGGTTTCTAAGAAACGGAGTGCGGCATTGGGAAGCGATTCTGAAGAAGACAACATATCCGCTCTTGCCAAGAAACGGCACAAGACTTTCAGAATTGGCGGTGGttctgaagaagaagaagacgacgaGATATTAGAGACAAATACGCTTAATCCCACTAATGTATTGCCAGGCTTGCAAGAAACCAAACATGCACAGGGAAAGGTTCGAAAAGATCTTAAACTTGGTAAAGATGCAGCTGCGGTAGTCTCGCAGCTGGACATATTTAGCAGCGCGTGTCAGATTATGAGTAACTGGTGGCTGGCGACAGGTGTTGCCCTGAAAATCTTTGGTAGTGTAGATCAAGCAGCTCAGTTTACGACCCTTCTTCTGCAACATAGCGATTTTGATGAAAAACTCAAAACTGATCTGTTACAACCTTTCAGAATTTTACAGTCGGTCAAACCTGATTATTTGGATGTGCTTAACAAGTGGGTGGAAAGCATGAAATATTTGGACAAGTTTGTTTTGTCTGCCAAAAAGTGCGCGTGA